TATTTCTTACATCAATTATTTCAATTGAAACAGCTGTAATATCTGCTAACGATTGCAAGGTGGTTATCTCTTCCAGAGTTGGCTCATGCTTTGAAGCCCAGTAATTTCCGATAGCACCTAATGGCTTGATGGTTCTAATTGGAACCATTAATACACTACGCACAAATGTCGGCTCATAAACCGATGTAGGAATTCTATCATCCGAAAAGATATCCGGAACAATCGCAGGCTTTCTATTCAACATAACCCATCCACTTAAACAGGAATGCATAGGAAACTTGCTACCTTTCCACAATGGCCTAATGGCATCTTCATCAGCATAGTAACATAAATTATCCTCCCTTAAAACAAAAGTTGCTCCATCCGCTCCGGTTAACTCACGAGCAACGGTTCGAACAATACGCATTACCTCTTCAATATTTTGAGCCAAGGAAAGTAGCTGAACTGTATTCACCAACTTCTCCATGTGTATTATACCCGAAGGTGAATAATAATTTGAAGTCAAATTCATAGGGTTTAATTTGAATTGGAAGAAAACTGCATGGAAGGCAGTTGGCTCAAATGTAATTACAAAATCAAATAAACAGCTTATTATTAACCGTATATCGACATAAA
The Bacteroidia bacterium genome window above contains:
- a CDS encoding GAF domain-containing protein yields the protein MNLTSNYYSPSGIIHMEKLVNTVQLLSLAQNIEEVMRIVRTVARELTGADGATFVLREDNLCYYADEDAIRPLWKGSKFPMHSCLSGWVMLNRKPAIVPDIFSDDRIPTSVYEPTFVRSVLMVPIRTIKPLGAIGNYWASKHEPTLEEITTLQSLADITAVSIEIIDVRNNLEFKVGERTRELMESLQREKELNKLKSNFVAMASHELKTPLSTILSSISLSERYLEIGEKEKRQKHIDRMKSSIQNMRETLDDFLIVEKLESEKSSLKWEEFELIPFLVEINSC